In one window of Microplitis demolitor isolate Queensland-Clemson2020A chromosome 4, iyMicDemo2.1a, whole genome shotgun sequence DNA:
- the LOC103572254 gene encoding uncharacterized protein LOC103572254, with amino-acid sequence MEPSINNTSNPEQLRQALADVTNDTENSNNRSQIRNDETLSNSSSTLSRRSLNSQTTRVNSQSNPRSSHHPFTRRTFIPRLQLSHKKQTPCNPGLYRQLQRLETKVDKLADIVKTITNENLTVLNTNVKRRYPKLRESTVVVNNKEMYVIDGTHISAEDYAKLVQAPTMRKRVNRVINILWEPEKLVKMYMKTDVKDPLKIVVTPEEKKKLEICLSILKKSES; translated from the exons ATGGAACCATCAATTAATAACACCTCAAACCCGGAGCAACTTCGTCAAGCTTTAGCAGATGTTACAAATGAcacagaaaattcaaataatcggTCACAAATCCGTAATGATGAAACCTTATCAAACTCAAGTAGTACACTTTCACGAAGATCATTGAATTCACAAACAACACGAGTCAACTCTCAAAGCAATCCTCGTTCATCACACCATCCCTTCACACGCCGTACATTCATACCACGTTTACAACTCTCACACAAAAAGCAAACTCCTTGCAACCCTGGCTTATATCGACAACTGCAAAGATTAGAAACAAAAGTAGATAAATTGGCTGATATCgttaaaacaataacaaatgaaaactTGACAGTCTTGAATACAAATGTAAAAAGACGTTATCCAAAGTTGAGAGAATCTACGGtggtggtaaataataaagag aTGTATGTCATTGATGGAACGCATATTTCGGCCGAAGATTACGCCAAACTAGTTCAGGCACCAACCATGCGGAAACGAGTTAATCGagttataaatattctgtGGGAACCTGAGAAGCTCGTGAAAATGTACATGAAAACAGATGTGAAGGATCCTTTAAAAATCGTGGTAACaccagaagaaaaaaaaaagttagag ATTTGTCTctctatattaaaaaaaagcgaGAGTTAA
- the LOC103572243 gene encoding ion transport peptide, with translation MSGRKSSVNSSGKIMQLRHQRQSPSLSASSLSVELANSTSNTSSRHICQPINPLPSTSMTTMSGRILNLSSPLFINRSFICSSVLLSIIAWSVTLLLISSCLDVADAGLVMGHPLGKRSYLDLGCKGVYDKSIFARLDRVCEDCYNLFREPQLHTLCRQDCFSTKYFTSCIQALLLEDEKEKFQEMTEYLGRKK, from the exons ATGTCTGGACGTAAAAGTTCTGTCAACAGTTCTGGCAAG ATAATGCAGCTTCGTCACCAAAGACAATCTCCATCACTTTCAGCTTCCAGCTTGTCTGTAGAGCTGGCTAATTCAACTTCAAATACATCAAGTCGGCATATTTGTCAACCAATAAATCCTCTACCTTCGACATCTATGACGACAATGTCAGGAAGAATACTCAACTTGTCTTCGCCACTTTTCATCAATAGAAGCTTCATATGCTCATCTGTACTTCTATCCATCATTGCCTGGTCTGTCACGCTACTTCTGATATCGTCTTGTCTCGACGTTGCTGACGCTGGTTTAGTCATGGGTCATCCACTTGGCAAGCGGTCCTATCTAGATCTAGGCTGCAAGGGCGTATATGACAAAAGTATCTTTGCACGACTCGATCGTGTTTGTGAAGATTGCTATAATCTTTTCCGAGAACCTCAACTTCACACTCTTTGCag ACAAGATTGCTTCAGCACTAAATACTTTACGAGTTGTATTCAAGCTCTATTACTTGAGGATGAAAAGGAAAAGTTCCAGGAAATGACGGAATACCTCGGCCgcaaaaagtaa